A genomic window from Bacteroidetes bacterium SB0662_bin_6 includes:
- a CDS encoding T9SS type A sorting domain-containing protein yields the protein SEITGYAYRLKENGEAFGIEDLAAWLDIPDGASVRSYTVTGLTNGTEYKFELRAENEHGGGIPAKAIARLPASAGSRPVSTEDEEMPDEVALMGNYPNPFNPETAISYALPQAGEVRLAVYDLLGHELAVLVDGLQPAGRHTVRFDANDLPNGPYAYRLQAGTKVLTRTMMLVK from the coding sequence CTCGGAGATCACCGGCTACGCATACCGGCTGAAGGAAAACGGCGAAGCCTTTGGTATCGAGGATCTTGCGGCATGGTTAGACATCCCCGATGGAGCGAGTGTCCGCAGCTACACGGTTACGGGCCTGACGAACGGAACGGAATACAAGTTTGAGTTACGAGCGGAAAACGAACATGGAGGAGGAATCCCTGCAAAAGCAATTGCCCGGCTGCCGGCGTCAGCGGGCTCCCGGCCCGTGAGTACAGAGGATGAAGAGATGCCGGACGAAGTGGCGCTCATGGGCAACTATCCGAATCCGTTCAATCCGGAGACAGCAATAAGCTATGCGTTGCCGCAAGCCGGCGAAGTCCGTCTTGCCGTGTACGATTTGCTGGGGCACGAGCTGGCGGTTCTCGTCGACGGGTTGCAGCCCGCGGGTCGCCACACCGTGCGGTTCGATGCAAACGATCTGCCCAACGGGCCGTATGCCTACCGTTTACAAGCAGGAACCAAGGTCCTGACCCGCACAATGATGCTGGTTAAGTGA
- a CDS encoding sulfatase-like hydrolase/transferase has product MVRQDCVCNERESTTAVLSRYPLIANPRSLYVSYNLSRTHIAEMIIVPFPKTTTMARIAGLLVLFAALQGCGSAEDAAESASDLPNILWLTSEDMSADLGAYGDAYAETPHIDGLARQGVTYTNAFATAPVCSPARFTLLTGIYATTAGTQGLRSQAPIPDDITGFPAYLRELGYYTTNNVKTDYNTAAEPRLIAESWDESSAEAHWRGREDGQPFFAVFNHMHTHQSRISFLDTEFPELADGLGTHDPAIAPLPPYYPDDPDVRETVARYYDAVTAMDTHVGRLLAELEEDGVADNTIVFFYGDHGMGLPRGKRVLYDSGLHVPLVIYFPPKWQHLAPVSPGSSTDRLVSFVDFAPTMLRLVGHDVPEHMQGMPFLGGNSMTEREFVFGARDRVDEAYDIARSVRDERFLYIRHYHPHLSWNQPEFFSDQAPIRQAITRLAEAGALNAAQMTYAGPLKPSEELFDTVTDPHQLRNLAASSAYLDVLDRMRARLTQWEVETRDIGFMDEAEVLRLAEQTGQAPLEFTADPSVYPLTRVLDTANLVGQPRAANRQAALLRDPDDAVRYWAALGLHAAGAGDPLSQDALRNALRDAVPAVRTEAAAALLALDGSSEALAVLEEVLETGDPLDVLRAARALQLLGDKAAPAEETMRRVMEQAQDDTVYGPDALYIRFALEPALAEERGVTEVY; this is encoded by the coding sequence ATGGTTCGGCAGGATTGCGTATGCAATGAACGAGAAAGTACGACCGCGGTTTTATCCCGATACCCCCTCATTGCGAATCCACGCAGCCTGTACGTATCATACAATCTTTCCCGGACTCACATCGCGGAGATGATTATCGTGCCATTCCCCAAAACGACGACGATGGCCCGGATTGCCGGGCTGCTGGTTCTTTTTGCAGCGCTTCAGGGATGCGGATCGGCGGAAGACGCCGCCGAGTCTGCTTCCGATCTGCCGAATATTCTATGGCTCACATCGGAGGACATGAGCGCCGATCTGGGTGCATACGGCGATGCCTATGCAGAAACGCCTCACATTGACGGGTTGGCGCGGCAGGGGGTCACGTACACGAATGCGTTTGCTACGGCGCCCGTCTGTTCCCCGGCGCGGTTTACGCTGCTTACGGGCATATACGCCACGACGGCAGGCACGCAGGGCCTGCGGTCGCAAGCGCCCATTCCGGACGACATCACAGGGTTTCCGGCATATCTGCGCGAGCTTGGCTATTACACGACGAACAACGTCAAGACCGACTATAATACGGCGGCCGAGCCGCGTCTCATCGCCGAATCCTGGGATGAGAGCAGTGCCGAAGCACACTGGCGGGGGCGCGAGGACGGGCAGCCGTTCTTCGCCGTCTTCAATCACATGCACACCCATCAGAGCCGCATCTCCTTTCTGGATACGGAATTTCCCGAACTGGCCGATGGGCTGGGGACACATGATCCCGCTATCGCGCCGTTGCCCCCGTATTATCCCGACGACCCGGACGTGCGCGAGACCGTGGCCCGCTACTACGACGCTGTTACCGCCATGGATACCCATGTGGGCCGCCTGCTGGCCGAACTGGAGGAGGACGGCGTAGCGGACAACACCATCGTATTCTTCTACGGGGATCACGGGATGGGCCTGCCGCGCGGCAAGCGAGTGCTCTACGATTCCGGCCTGCATGTGCCGCTGGTTATCTATTTCCCCCCGAAATGGCAGCACCTGGCGCCGGTTTCGCCCGGTTCGTCCACCGATCGACTGGTGAGTTTCGTGGATTTCGCGCCTACGATGCTTCGTCTGGTCGGCCACGACGTGCCGGAGCATATGCAGGGCATGCCGTTTCTGGGCGGGAATTCGATGACGGAACGGGAGTTCGTGTTCGGTGCGCGCGACCGGGTAGACGAGGCGTACGACATTGCGCGTTCGGTACGCGACGAACGCTTTCTGTACATCCGCCATTATCACCCGCACCTGTCCTGGAACCAGCCTGAATTCTTTTCGGATCAGGCGCCGATCCGTCAGGCCATCACCCGGCTGGCCGAGGCGGGCGCCCTGAATGCCGCGCAGATGACCTACGCCGGTCCCTTGAAGCCGTCCGAAGAACTGTTCGATACGGTGACCGACCCCCACCAGCTTCGTAATCTGGCTGCCTCTTCCGCGTATCTCGACGTGCTGGATCGGATGCGGGCCCGGCTGACGCAATGGGAGGTGGAGACGCGGGATATCGGCTTTATGGATGAAGCCGAAGTGTTGCGGCTGGCCGAACAGACGGGGCAGGCGCCCCTCGAATTTACGGCGGATCCATCCGTTTATCCGCTCACGCGCGTGCTGGACACCGCCAACCTCGTGGGACAGCCGCGCGCTGCGAACAGACAGGCGGCGCTTCTGAGGGATCCGGACGATGCGGTGCGGTACTGGGCCGCCCTGGGGTTGCATGCGGCCGGAGCCGGGGATCCCCTGAGTCAGGATGCGCTTCGGAACGCCTTGCGGGATGCGGTTCCCGCCGTGCGCACAGAGGCGGCGGCAGCCCTTCTTGCGCTGGATGGTTCCTCGGAAGCCCTTGCCGTGCTTGAGGAGGTGCTGGAAACCGGCGATCCGCTGGATGTGCTCCGGGCAGCGCGCGCCCTGCAGTTGCTGGGCGACAAGGCGGCCCCTGCCGAAGAAACGATGCGGCGCGTTATGGAGCAGGCGCAGGACGACACGGTATACGGCCCAGATGCGTTGTACATCCGCTTTGCGCTGGAACCGGCTCTTGCCGAGGAACGGGGTGTGACGGAGGTGTATTAG
- a CDS encoding deoxyribodipyrimidine photo-lyase: protein MPVGKQHPEKNGNQPILMWFRRDLRLTDNSALSWATRTGRSVIPVFILDEDAGSRPIGGASRWWLHGSLHALHTALEKLGSRLTLRRGPAGATIAALVRETGASSIIWNRLYDPATIRRDAEIEAQCKKAGVTSRSFNAALLFEPCTIRTGSGSPYRVFTPFWNRCLEQGFAPPETERPVPIPPSSWPATEALETWNLRCHDPDWAAGFRKVWRPGEEGARQRLDDFLRDRVDKYGTDREEPGKRGTSRLSPHLHFGEIGPRQIAAALGEIEPETDRAAFLREIGWREFSHHLLFHNPNMGRVNMRPEFDHMPWRNDPAGLRRWQRGLTGYPLVDAGMRELWTTGWMHNRVRMIVASFLTKHLLIDWRHGADWFWDTLVDADWANNSAGWQWTAGSGVDAAPYFRIFNPVAQSQRFDAVGQYLRTWVPELRRLPDKAIHAPWQAPQAVLAEAGVRLGENYPHPIVDHAEARQRALDIYRTRIRAASAPSPQSNKDRSGAST from the coding sequence ATGCCTGTCGGCAAGCAACATCCCGAGAAAAACGGCAACCAACCCATTCTCATGTGGTTTCGCCGCGATCTGCGGCTGACTGATAATTCCGCGCTGTCATGGGCAACCCGAACCGGAAGATCAGTCATTCCGGTTTTCATCCTGGACGAAGATGCCGGAAGCCGCCCTATTGGGGGCGCATCGCGCTGGTGGCTGCATGGCAGCCTCCATGCCCTGCACACTGCTCTGGAGAAGCTGGGAAGTCGTCTCACCTTGCGCCGGGGCCCTGCCGGGGCAACGATTGCCGCGCTGGTACGGGAAACCGGCGCATCGTCGATCATATGGAACCGGCTTTACGACCCGGCAACCATCCGGCGGGACGCGGAAATCGAGGCACAGTGTAAAAAAGCAGGAGTGACGTCACGGTCTTTCAATGCCGCGCTGCTCTTCGAACCCTGCACTATCCGGACAGGCAGCGGTTCACCCTACCGGGTATTCACGCCGTTCTGGAATCGATGTCTCGAACAGGGATTTGCACCTCCGGAGACCGAAAGGCCGGTGCCGATTCCCCCATCGTCATGGCCGGCGACCGAAGCGCTCGAAACCTGGAACCTGCGATGCCATGATCCGGACTGGGCGGCAGGGTTTCGGAAGGTGTGGCGGCCCGGGGAAGAAGGCGCCCGGCAACGGCTCGACGATTTTCTGCGTGACAGGGTCGACAAATATGGAACGGACCGCGAAGAGCCGGGCAAACGGGGCACGAGCAGGCTGTCGCCCCATCTGCATTTCGGGGAGATCGGACCGCGCCAGATCGCTGCTGCGCTCGGTGAAATCGAACCGGAGACAGACCGCGCCGCCTTTCTGCGCGAGATCGGCTGGCGGGAATTCAGTCATCATCTGCTGTTTCACAACCCGAACATGGGAAGGGTCAATATGCGACCGGAATTCGACCACATGCCCTGGCGGAACGACCCGGCCGGCTTGCGGCGCTGGCAGCGCGGCCTGACCGGATACCCGCTGGTCGATGCAGGCATGCGCGAACTCTGGACTACCGGCTGGATGCACAACCGGGTTCGCATGATCGTTGCGTCGTTTCTGACAAAGCATCTGCTGATCGACTGGCGGCACGGCGCGGACTGGTTCTGGGATACCCTGGTCGATGCGGATTGGGCCAACAACAGCGCTGGTTGGCAATGGACTGCCGGGAGCGGCGTCGACGCCGCTCCGTACTTCCGGATATTCAATCCCGTGGCGCAGTCTCAGCGTTTCGATGCTGTCGGACAATACCTCCGGACCTGGGTGCCGGAACTCCGGCGGCTGCCCGACAAGGCAATTCATGCCCCGTGGCAAGCGCCGCAAGCCGTTCTCGCCGAAGCCGGGGTTCGACTCGGCGAGAATTATCCCCATCCCATCGTGGACCATGCCGAGGCGCGCCAGCGAGCGCTGGATATCTACCGAACGCGTATCCGAGCGGCGTCGGCCCCTTCCCCGCAAAGCAATAAAGACCGGTCAGGCGCAAGTACATGA
- a CDS encoding outer membrane beta-barrel protein → MPRRASERWISTERVSERRRPLPRKAIKTGQAQVHDIDLSLRSGVPCRQIAPMYTPFIMKTQQALRTLTAAVFIVCLFGADAANAQENGRGFYIGIDTGAANSAQLGSSLSAVTTPTKCDRLVYDDPTMAPSSAPECMVTEPRELSSNGFSPGTGFTGGLSVGYALQALRFELAYRIQGYGNDTSPLVQSTTNQAVVSKASEWSNVYPPIETISGYRAHQVFANVYYDFSNNSPWTPSVGAGVGIAGTNLNYNRRLLRKTIAEGYQDVEPPATLADRPLRAAGTFSMLDPEVSGTVIGFQVLAGMDYAVGERTTIGLTAHWTRFGTLKEDVVWSIIRSHAPVRADGVTPFSGELTFDSFESLVATLGLKYRF, encoded by the coding sequence ATGCCGAGGCGCGCCAGCGAGCGCTGGATATCTACCGAACGCGTATCCGAGCGGCGTCGGCCCCTTCCCCGCAAAGCAATAAAGACCGGTCAGGCGCAAGTACATGACATTGACCTTTCATTGCGTTCGGGCGTACCATGTCGGCAAATTGCGCCCATGTACACCCCCTTTATAATGAAAACCCAGCAAGCCCTCCGCACGCTCACCGCAGCGGTGTTTATTGTCTGCCTGTTCGGTGCGGATGCGGCCAACGCCCAGGAAAACGGCCGCGGCTTCTATATCGGAATCGACACCGGCGCCGCCAACTCCGCGCAGTTGGGCTCGTCCCTCTCCGCAGTCACCACCCCGACGAAGTGCGACCGTCTGGTCTATGACGATCCGACCATGGCCCCGAGCAGTGCGCCGGAATGCATGGTCACCGAGCCGAGAGAACTCTCCTCCAATGGTTTTTCGCCGGGTACCGGGTTCACCGGCGGGCTCAGCGTCGGATATGCCCTCCAGGCGCTGCGCTTCGAACTCGCGTACCGGATACAGGGCTACGGAAACGATACGTCGCCGCTCGTTCAATCGACCACCAACCAGGCCGTGGTCAGCAAAGCCAGTGAATGGAGCAACGTGTATCCGCCGATCGAAACTATCTCCGGCTATCGCGCCCACCAGGTCTTTGCAAACGTCTACTACGACTTCAGCAACAACTCCCCCTGGACGCCTTCCGTGGGCGCAGGCGTCGGTATAGCCGGCACCAACCTGAACTACAACCGGCGGTTGCTGCGCAAAACAATCGCTGAAGGATACCAGGATGTGGAACCGCCTGCCACCCTTGCCGACAGACCGCTCCGGGCCGCCGGGACATTCAGTATGCTGGACCCCGAGGTCAGCGGAACGGTCATCGGCTTTCAGGTGCTGGCCGGCATGGATTACGCCGTCGGAGAACGCACCACGATCGGGCTCACCGCTCACTGGACCCGTTTCGGGACCCTGAAAGAAGATGTCGTGTGGTCGATCATCCGCAGCCATGCGCCGGTTCGCGCGGACGGCGTAACGCCCTTCTCGGGGGAATTGACGTTCGACAGCTTCGAATCGCTGGTCGCAACGCTGGGATTGAAATACCGGTTCTGA
- a CDS encoding amidohydrolase: MGGRRDSRRDLSRGLRRYVVAVQALYEAAGRLMIGPASGSGVPEDAHPVFDAHFHIGPYGTQAFAGRRIMPIPEALDHASGADCAAYLARHGIDAGVIVPTYLDRQEAAFEYNALLIDAVEAYPNLYGGLWVSPLPQVESLLHAALARLPHPKVRALKIASNTWAPYGIDPASWDRSVQRNMERILEAAAGHGLVIHFHTGYLPGADPLEFDLFLQQYGHRATYQLVHCGEAIAPAFTFVPRFPGWIEEGFDVYTDTSIVPGFAPRWLLDELDRRNLGFGRVLFATDSPWGFFPAEYWKIAGLDLDPEVKEQIFWGNAARLYGVG, encoded by the coding sequence ATGGGTGGGCGTCGTGATTCCCGGCGCGATCTTTCTCGTGGCCTTCGCCGTTACGTGGTTGCTGTACAAGCACTTTACGAAGCAGCTGGAAGATTGATGATCGGTCCTGCGTCCGGATCGGGTGTTCCCGAGGACGCCCATCCGGTTTTCGATGCCCATTTCCATATCGGTCCGTACGGAACGCAGGCATTCGCCGGGCGCCGGATCATGCCCATTCCCGAGGCCCTCGACCATGCTTCAGGCGCCGATTGCGCGGCGTATCTCGCCCGGCACGGTATCGACGCGGGGGTCATCGTACCCACCTATCTCGACCGCCAGGAGGCGGCGTTCGAATACAACGCCTTGCTCATCGACGCCGTGGAGGCCTATCCCAATCTGTACGGCGGGTTATGGGTCTCGCCGCTCCCGCAGGTCGAATCGCTCCTCCACGCTGCCCTGGCCCGTTTGCCGCATCCCAAGGTACGCGCGCTCAAGATCGCGTCGAACACCTGGGCGCCCTACGGCATCGATCCGGCCAGTTGGGACAGGTCCGTGCAACGCAATATGGAGCGTATTCTTGAAGCCGCCGCCGGCCATGGGCTGGTCATCCATTTTCACACGGGATACTTACCCGGCGCGGATCCCCTGGAGTTCGATCTTTTTCTGCAACAGTACGGGCACCGGGCCACGTATCAACTGGTGCACTGCGGAGAGGCCATTGCGCCGGCGTTCACGTTCGTGCCGCGTTTTCCGGGATGGATCGAGGAGGGTTTCGATGTGTACACGGATACGTCTATCGTACCGGGCTTTGCCCCGAGATGGCTGCTCGACGAACTGGACCGGCGCAATCTGGGTTTCGGGCGCGTCCTGTTCGCCACCGATTCGCCCTGGGGATTTTTCCCCGCCGAATACTGGAAGATCGCGGGGCTTGATCTCGATCCCGAAGTGAAAGAGCAGATTTTTTGGGGTAATGCGGCAAGGTTGTACGGGGTGGGGTAG
- a CDS encoding Na+:solute symporter, whose amino-acid sequence MNVLFTWLDWLWVAAFLLLMIGSGVLFYRLGKRSQSDFFLAGRGLPWWLPASSVYATHTATDTPMWITGVIYKYGLAGIWYTFFSAWAAISAFVSTRIFRRSLAYTQAEWNVVRFTGLGAEMLRGWMAGWQVFMNMFVLGWVGIAMGKVCAFLFGWPLWVGLVSFSSGCAIYVLAAGYWGVVMADFQQGVIAFLVIMIVSIWGIMVAGGPTGIAEKLMMLGETDRMNPFAFTGWWTGEFPAAWFFTMMVIAILGGFGMGTSIDWYPEAQRIQSARTVRDASYSIWWGTLVGLVRNSVWAVAILGFFVLFPGMTETSEYEMGWFRLGFDYLPVGMIGFFFAAILAIHLSTISSHLNLGALYATRDLYQHYWNPEASERTLVWVGRWSTLILLLGSFVYGLMMENITEWLIFALWIMTAGIWLPNILQVVWWRFNAWGYLSAWIANLGFSWLVVWILPEFGVIPELADYQQFWLLMLLGACVFIPTTFLTKPESMDHLVKYYVQARPLGWWGPVRREAERRGLIQKDSPERPMTV is encoded by the coding sequence ATGAACGTTCTTTTTACCTGGCTCGACTGGCTCTGGGTGGCGGCGTTTCTGCTGCTGATGATCGGCAGCGGCGTGCTGTTTTACCGTCTCGGCAAGCGTTCCCAATCCGATTTCTTCCTGGCGGGGCGGGGGTTGCCCTGGTGGTTACCGGCTTCTTCGGTGTATGCGACCCACACGGCTACCGACACCCCGATGTGGATTACGGGGGTCATTTACAAATACGGGCTGGCAGGCATCTGGTACACCTTTTTCTCGGCATGGGCCGCTATCAGCGCCTTCGTTTCGACGCGCATTTTCCGCCGGTCGCTGGCCTACACGCAGGCTGAATGGAACGTGGTGCGGTTCACCGGCCTCGGCGCGGAAATGCTGCGCGGCTGGATGGCCGGATGGCAGGTTTTCATGAACATGTTCGTGTTGGGCTGGGTGGGCATTGCGATGGGTAAGGTGTGCGCCTTCCTTTTCGGATGGCCGCTGTGGGTGGGGCTCGTGTCGTTCTCGTCCGGGTGCGCCATTTATGTACTGGCGGCGGGGTACTGGGGCGTCGTCATGGCCGATTTTCAACAGGGAGTGATTGCCTTTCTGGTCATTATGATCGTGTCGATCTGGGGGATCATGGTGGCGGGCGGTCCCACCGGCATCGCCGAAAAACTCATGATGCTTGGCGAGACGGATCGCATGAATCCGTTTGCGTTCACGGGATGGTGGACCGGAGAATTTCCCGCTGCCTGGTTCTTCACGATGATGGTGATCGCCATTCTCGGAGGATTCGGTATGGGGACGAGTATCGACTGGTATCCCGAGGCGCAGCGCATCCAGTCGGCCCGCACGGTGCGTGACGCGAGTTACAGCATCTGGTGGGGTACGCTGGTCGGGCTCGTGCGCAACTCGGTCTGGGCCGTGGCCATTCTTGGTTTTTTCGTGCTTTTTCCGGGCATGACCGAAACGTCCGAGTACGAGATGGGGTGGTTCCGACTGGGCTTCGATTACCTGCCTGTGGGCATGATAGGCTTCTTCTTTGCCGCCATCCTTGCCATCCATCTTTCGACCATTTCATCGCATCTGAACCTCGGCGCGCTGTATGCCACCCGCGATCTGTACCAGCACTACTGGAATCCCGAGGCGTCTGAACGCACCCTGGTGTGGGTGGGTCGCTGGTCCACGCTGATTCTGCTTCTCGGTTCGTTCGTGTACGGGTTGATGATGGAGAACATTACGGAGTGGCTCATTTTCGCGCTCTGGATCATGACCGCCGGGATATGGCTGCCGAACATCCTTCAGGTGGTATGGTGGCGGTTCAATGCATGGGGATATCTGTCGGCCTGGATCGCGAATCTGGGTTTCAGCTGGCTGGTGGTGTGGATATTGCCCGAGTTCGGAGTGATTCCGGAACTGGCCGATTACCAGCAGTTCTGGCTGCTTATGCTGCTGGGCGCCTGTGTTTTCATTCCCACCACATTTTTGACGAAGCCGGAAAGTATGGATCATCTCGTCAAGTACTATGTGCAGGCGCGTCCCCTCGGATGGTGGGGGCCGGTTCGCCGGGAAGCCGAGCGCCGCGGGTTGATCCAGAAGGATTCCCCGGAGCGCCCCATGACTGTTTGA
- a CDS encoding N-acylglucosamine 2-epimerase: MSSAHPGADFAALRTRYRDRYEHELFERVIPFWERHAPDPEHGGHFNNLDRDGAVYDTTKHLWMQGRLVWMFSKFYRTVEARPSWLAMARSGMDFMRKHAVRPDGRVCFSVTADGRPVYLQRKIFTECFYIMALAEYARAAEEPELLREAYEALETMWEWAWDWTKVGRPAHEGQPPSQALAVPMLMLNLIEEVAGDDFGTYRAEVEDCIRRTALHVHPDARRVYEVVAPDGSCLDGPEGRMMTPGHAIEAGWFLQHWAQRLGRPDVQQQALDMVRWSFENGWDKEHEGLFYFVDAEGYSPVPLEWSMKLWWPHCEALYAHLLDYFLTGDAADLAAFEKVDRYSFERFSDPEYGEWFGYLDRQGAVTHRFKGAPYKGCFHVPRALWLCLRLLDEQPAWDS, encoded by the coding sequence ATGTCCTCCGCGCATCCCGGCGCCGATTTCGCCGCGCTCCGTACCCGTTACCGCGACCGGTACGAGCATGAACTGTTCGAACGCGTGATCCCGTTCTGGGAGCGCCATGCTCCGGATCCCGAGCACGGCGGCCATTTCAATAATCTGGACCGGGACGGGGCCGTATACGACACGACCAAGCACTTGTGGATGCAGGGACGCCTGGTATGGATGTTCAGCAAATTTTATCGCACCGTCGAGGCCAGACCTTCCTGGCTTGCCATGGCCCGAAGCGGTATGGATTTCATGCGCAAGCACGCCGTACGACCGGACGGCAGGGTCTGTTTTTCAGTGACGGCGGATGGACGGCCCGTGTATCTCCAGCGCAAGATCTTCACGGAGTGTTTTTACATCATGGCCCTTGCAGAGTATGCCCGGGCCGCGGAAGAGCCGGAACTCCTTCGCGAGGCGTATGAAGCGCTCGAAACGATGTGGGAATGGGCCTGGGACTGGACGAAAGTGGGTCGCCCGGCCCACGAGGGGCAACCCCCTTCGCAAGCGCTGGCCGTGCCGATGCTGATGCTTAATCTGATCGAGGAAGTGGCCGGCGACGATTTCGGAACATACCGGGCCGAGGTGGAGGACTGTATCCGCCGAACGGCCCTGCATGTACACCCCGATGCGCGGCGCGTGTACGAGGTTGTCGCTCCGGACGGCAGTTGCCTGGACGGCCCGGAAGGCCGTATGATGACGCCGGGGCATGCCATCGAGGCAGGGTGGTTTTTGCAGCACTGGGCGCAGCGATTGGGTCGCCCGGATGTGCAGCAGCAGGCCCTCGACATGGTACGGTGGTCTTTCGAAAACGGCTGGGACAAGGAGCACGAGGGGCTGTTCTATTTTGTGGATGCGGAAGGGTATTCGCCCGTTCCGCTCGAATGGTCCATGAAGTTGTGGTGGCCGCATTGCGAGGCGCTCTATGCCCACCTTCTGGATTATTTTCTGACAGGTGACGCCGCTGATCTTGCCGCCTTCGAGAAGGTGGATCGCTATAGCTTCGAGCGGTTTTCCGATCCCGAATACGGGGAATGGTTCGGGTATCTGGACCGGCAGGGCGCCGTGACGCATCGCTTCAAGGGCGCCCCGTACAAGGGGTGCTTTCATGTGCCCCGCGCCCTGTGGCTGTGCCTGCGCCTGTTGGACGAACAACCTGCCTGGGATTCCTGA